GCAGGATTATCTCCTCTCCATTCGCCACTGCAATGCCTGCGCTTTCCTGCCCTCTGTGCTGCAAGGCGTACAGTCCGTAGAAAGCGAGTCTGCTTACATCAAGTCCCGGAGCATAGACGCCGATAACGCCGCACTCCTCATGAAGCTTTTCGGAATCCGGGATCAATAACTGTCTCACGCTGTTTTACTCTCCCTTACAAACCGAATCTGCCGTATATATGATCAATGTTTTTGAGATAAATTCTGTAATCAAAAATGGCTTCAATTTCCTCAGAATTTAGAAGGCTGGTTACCTCCGGGTCAGCCTTCAGGAGGGTTTTAAAATCTCTTCCTTTACTCCATGATTCCATGGCGTTGCGCTGAACAAGAGAATAAGCCTGTTCGCGGCTGATACCCTTTTCGACCAGCGCGATCAGAACCCTTTGAGAAAAAACAAGACCGTGGCTGACCTGCATGTTCGCAAACATCTTTTCCGGGTAAACAAACAGTTTTTTAATCATCTCCGTGCATTTGAAAAGCATATAGTCGAGCGCAATAGTGCTGTCGGGAATAATAACACGCTCTACTGATGAATGGGAAATGTCCCGTTCATGCCACAGGGCCACGTTTTCCATGCCGGCAACGGCGTTTCCGCGCAGCAGGCGGGAAAGCCCGCTGATCCGCTCGGCTATAATCGGGTTTCTCTTGTGAGGCATGGCAGATGAGCCCTTTTGCCCTTCGGCGAAAAATTCCTCTGCCTCACGGACCTCTGTACGCTGCAAATGCCTTATTTCCATGGCAAACTTGTCCAACGAGGCGCCGGCGATAGCAAGTGTGGTCAAGTACTCAGCATGACGGTCCCTTTGCAGCACCTGCGTGGAAACACGCGCCGGCACAAGCCCCAAACGGCTGCAAACGTAAGATTCCACAAAGGGATCTATCGTTGCGTATGTGCCGACCGCTCCGGCAAGCCTGCCGGCGCTGATTGTCTCAATTGCTCTTTTCACCCGCTCGGTATTTCGTTCAGTTTCAGCCAGCCAGAGCAGCATCTTCAAGCCGAATGTGATCGGTTCGGCATGCACGCCGTGGGTCCGGCCCATCATCAGCGTATACCTGTGTTTCACGGCCTGTTCTTTTATGGCTTCCTGCAATTCTATTAAACGGGTAAGAATTTTTTCACCGGCTTTTTTCATCAACACTGACAGGGCGGTATCAACAACATCATATGAGGTCAGCCCCAGGTGGATGTACTTTGACGCCTCGCCTACATATTCTCCGACACAGGTAAGAAAAGCGATTACGTCATGGTTGACCACCGCTTCTATTTCATCAATTCTTTTAATGTCGAAGTTGGCTTTTTCCTTTATTTCAAGCAGCGCTTCCGGCGGGACCAGCCCCAATTGGACCATTGCTTCACAGGCGGTAATCTCTACGTCCAGCCAAACTTTAAATTTATTTTCAGGCGACCAGATAGCTTTCATCTCAGGCAGGGTATAGCGTTCGATCACTTTCTCCTTCAATCCCTTCATAAAAGATCATTTTAATGGGTGGGCTTTTCTT
The window above is part of the Desulfotomaculum sp. genome. Proteins encoded here:
- a CDS encoding adenylosuccinate lyase is translated as MIERYTLPEMKAIWSPENKFKVWLDVEITACEAMVQLGLVPPEALLEIKEKANFDIKRIDEIEAVVNHDVIAFLTCVGEYVGEASKYIHLGLTSYDVVDTALSVLMKKAGEKILTRLIELQEAIKEQAVKHRYTLMMGRTHGVHAEPITFGLKMLLWLAETERNTERVKRAIETISAGRLAGAVGTYATIDPFVESYVCSRLGLVPARVSTQVLQRDRHAEYLTTLAIAGASLDKFAMEIRHLQRTEVREAEEFFAEGQKGSSAMPHKRNPIIAERISGLSRLLRGNAVAGMENVALWHERDISHSSVERVIIPDSTIALDYMLFKCTEMIKKLFVYPEKMFANMQVSHGLVFSQRVLIALVEKGISREQAYSLVQRNAMESWSKGRDFKTLLKADPEVTSLLNSEEIEAIFDYRIYLKNIDHIYGRFGL